One stretch of Enterobacter sp. RHBSTW-00994 DNA includes these proteins:
- a CDS encoding right-handed parallel beta-helix repeat-containing protein, with protein sequence MNYKIPLALMMCAPLASTAAEPTHVWKAIAFGQSTDVNFSSNVLPAKIGVNDVTIDGKTLTQQDTADLSKAITLESRGGKIANSHDGLTFFYTELPAKDNFILQATVRVDQFGPENGAKPAAQEGAGLLVRDIIGVPRQQPLKEGYEEFPAASNMVMNAIMTQDKKDHNRVKLQAITREGISQPWGNAGAAVKKQSYKEEVDINQTPAFRLKLERTNDGFITAWAPADSDAWVSQHVPRADLISVQHKNSYYVGFFASRNAKITVTDASLTTSVAKTEASKPWQAKAIPVLVQLASASKSTSAQYLVQARANYDGVFSVQQNEVVIGNDKSVNAGEMYTLPTTLNEKNNFRLTFTPTSTKDNTPVTQDFSVEKQTDITATTFYVTPDGKADGKGTLNSPLDLTTAISLLPPGGTIILQAGNYPRSDIPLTASGNASKLKTLQADGKAVINGLLVDASYWHIKGIDITGKSLRIQGSHNLIENVTAYHNDDTGIQISSPENIGRPLWARDNQIINSESYANEDPGKINADGFAVKMRVGDGNRLENCYSHDNIDDGFDLFNKIEDGANGVVVIKNSIARNNTSNGFKLGGEGQPVAHEVLNSKAIGNHLDGFTDNFNPGALKVANNIAIDNLRFNFIFRPSPYGDASTQGIFTGNKSIRTQPGKYDDAVVGNIDGTNYFIEKGKSANQAGELLNSEAVMAELKM encoded by the coding sequence ATGAACTATAAAATACCTCTGGCCTTGATGATGTGCGCACCTTTAGCTTCGACTGCAGCAGAACCCACGCATGTCTGGAAAGCCATTGCCTTCGGGCAGTCAACGGACGTGAATTTTTCCTCCAACGTATTACCTGCCAAAATTGGCGTTAACGATGTCACTATCGACGGAAAAACGCTTACGCAACAGGATACTGCCGATTTATCAAAAGCCATTACGCTTGAAAGCCGCGGCGGTAAGATTGCTAACTCACACGATGGGTTAACCTTTTTCTATACCGAACTTCCAGCCAAAGATAATTTTATTCTTCAGGCTACCGTCAGAGTTGACCAGTTTGGACCTGAGAATGGGGCAAAACCAGCTGCTCAGGAAGGTGCTGGCCTTCTCGTGCGCGATATTATCGGTGTTCCACGTCAGCAACCGCTGAAAGAGGGTTATGAAGAGTTTCCGGCGGCATCAAACATGGTGATGAATGCCATCATGACGCAGGATAAAAAAGATCATAACCGGGTAAAACTGCAGGCCATAACGCGCGAGGGGATCTCACAACCCTGGGGAAATGCAGGGGCAGCGGTTAAAAAGCAGAGCTATAAAGAAGAGGTTGATATCAACCAGACTCCTGCATTCCGTTTAAAACTGGAACGCACAAATGACGGTTTTATCACGGCCTGGGCCCCCGCAGACAGTGACGCCTGGGTGAGCCAGCATGTACCTCGCGCCGATCTAATTTCCGTGCAACATAAAAACAGCTACTACGTTGGTTTCTTTGCTTCCCGCAATGCAAAAATAACCGTAACGGATGCGTCCCTGACCACATCGGTTGCTAAAACAGAAGCATCCAAACCCTGGCAGGCAAAAGCCATCCCCGTGCTCGTCCAGCTCGCTTCAGCAAGTAAAAGTACATCCGCGCAGTACCTGGTGCAGGCTCGGGCAAACTATGACGGGGTTTTCAGCGTTCAGCAAAATGAAGTGGTGATCGGTAACGATAAATCGGTGAATGCCGGAGAGATGTATACCTTACCCACCACGCTCAATGAAAAAAATAACTTCCGTCTCACCTTTACGCCCACCAGCACAAAGGATAACACCCCTGTCACTCAGGATTTCAGCGTTGAAAAACAGACAGATATAACGGCAACAACGTTCTATGTAACGCCTGACGGAAAAGCCGATGGTAAAGGGACTCTCAACTCTCCACTGGATTTAACCACAGCCATCAGCCTGCTTCCTCCTGGTGGAACCATCATTCTGCAAGCGGGGAATTATCCGCGTAGCGACATTCCTCTTACAGCGAGTGGCAATGCCAGCAAGTTGAAAACACTGCAAGCCGATGGTAAAGCCGTTATCAATGGATTGCTGGTGGATGCGAGTTACTGGCATATCAAGGGGATTGATATCACAGGAAAAAGTCTACGTATTCAGGGCAGCCATAATCTGATCGAAAACGTAACGGCCTATCATAATGACGATACAGGGATCCAGATTTCATCCCCCGAGAACATAGGTCGTCCACTTTGGGCCAGGGATAACCAGATTATCAATTCGGAATCTTATGCCAATGAAGATCCGGGAAAAATTAACGCGGATGGTTTTGCGGTCAAAATGCGGGTTGGAGACGGTAATCGACTGGAAAATTGTTATTCACACGACAACATTGATGATGGTTTTGATCTTTTCAACAAGATTGAAGATGGTGCAAATGGTGTCGTGGTAATCAAGAACTCCATTGCCCGTAACAACACCAGCAATGGCTTTAAACTCGGTGGAGAAGGGCAACCTGTCGCCCATGAAGTCCTTAACAGCAAAGCTATCGGGAATCATCTGGATGGTTTTACGGACAACTTCAACCCGGGCGCACTAAAAGTCGCGAATAACATCGCAATAGATAATCTTCGCTTTAACTTCATTTTCCGGCCAAGCCCGTACGGCGATGCTTCCACTCAAGGGATCTTCACAGGCAACAAATCAATACGGACGCAGCCCGGTAAATATGACGATGCGGTCGTGGGGAATATTGATGGAACCAATTACTTTATTGAGAAGGGGAAAAGTGCGAATCAGGCGGGTGAATTACTGAATAGTGAAGCGGTTATGGCAGAACTGAAGATGTAG
- the atpG gene encoding F0F1 ATP synthase subunit gamma, with product MAGAKEIRSKIASVQNTQKITKAMEMVAASKMRKSQDRMAASRPYADTMRKVIGHLANGNLEYKHPYLEERDVKRVGYLVVSTDRGLCGGLNINLFKKLLAEMKVWSDKGVQSDIAMIGSKGVSFFNSVGGNIVAQVTGMGDNPSLSELIGPVKVMLQAYDEGRLDRLYVVSNKFINTMSQSPTLTQLLPLPASEDEELKQKAWDYLYEPDPKPLLDTLLRRYVESQVYQGVVENLASEQAARMVAMKAATDNGGSLIKELQLVYNKARQASITQELTEIVGGASAV from the coding sequence ATGGCCGGCGCAAAAGAGATACGTAGTAAGATCGCAAGCGTCCAGAACACGCAGAAGATCACTAAAGCGATGGAGATGGTCGCCGCTTCCAAAATGCGTAAATCGCAGGATCGCATGGCGGCCAGCCGTCCTTATGCAGATACCATGCGCAAAGTGATTGGTCACCTTGCGAACGGTAATCTGGAATATAAGCATCCTTACCTGGAAGAACGCGACGTTAAGCGCGTGGGCTACCTGGTGGTGTCTACCGACCGTGGTCTGTGCGGTGGCTTGAACATTAACCTGTTCAAAAAGCTGCTGGCGGAAATGAAAGTCTGGTCCGATAAAGGCGTTCAGAGCGATATCGCAATGATCGGCTCTAAGGGTGTTTCTTTCTTTAATTCCGTGGGTGGCAATATTGTTGCCCAGGTGACGGGTATGGGTGATAACCCATCCCTGTCCGAACTGATCGGCCCGGTTAAAGTGATGTTGCAGGCCTATGATGAAGGCCGTCTGGACAGGCTGTACGTTGTCAGCAACAAATTTATTAACACCATGTCTCAGTCTCCAACCCTGACTCAGTTGCTGCCTTTACCGGCATCAGAAGATGAAGAGTTGAAACAAAAAGCCTGGGATTACCTGTATGAACCCGATCCGAAACCGCTGCTGGATACCTTGCTGCGTCGTTACGTTGAATCACAGGTTTATCAGGGCGTGGTAGAAAACCTGGCCAGCGAGCAGGCCGCACGTATGGTGGCGATGAAAGCCGCGACCGACAATGGCGGCAGCCTGATTAAAGAGCTGCAGTTGGTATACAACAAAGCTCGTCAGGCCAGCATTACTCAGGAACTCACCGAGATCGTCGGTGGTGCATCCGCGGTATAA
- the glmU gene encoding bifunctional UDP-N-acetylglucosamine diphosphorylase/glucosamine-1-phosphate N-acetyltransferase GlmU has product MLNNTMSVVILAAGKGTRMYSDLPKVLHTLAGKAMVQHVIDAANELGARHVNLVYGHGGELLKQTLRDDNLNWVLQAEQLGTGHAMQQAAPFFADDEDILMLYGDVPLISVETLTRLRDAKPQGGIGLLTVNLDDPSGYGRITRENGKVTGIVEHKDASDAQRQIQEINTGILIANGADMKRWLSKLTNNNAQGEYYITDIIAMAYQEGREIAAVHPTRISETEGVNNRLQLSRLERVYQSEQAEKLLLAGVMLRDPARFDLRGTLSHGRDVEIDTNVIVEGNVTLGHRVKIGTGCVIKNSVIGDDCEISPYSVVEDAHLESACTIGPFARLRPGAELLEGAHVGNFVEMKKARLGKGSKAGHLTYLGDAEIGDNVNIGAGTITCNYDGANKFKTIIGDDVFVGSDTQLVAPVTVGKGVTIAAGTTVTRDVADNELVLSRVPQVHKQGWKRPVKKK; this is encoded by the coding sequence ATGTTGAACAATACGATGAGCGTGGTCATCCTTGCCGCAGGCAAAGGAACCCGCATGTATTCCGATCTTCCGAAGGTGCTGCACACCCTTGCCGGGAAAGCGATGGTGCAGCATGTTATTGATGCTGCAAATGAATTGGGTGCGCGCCACGTCAATCTGGTTTACGGTCACGGCGGAGAATTGCTGAAGCAAACGCTGCGTGATGACAATCTCAACTGGGTACTTCAGGCTGAACAGCTCGGTACAGGTCATGCGATGCAGCAGGCCGCGCCATTCTTCGCGGATGACGAAGACATTCTGATGCTCTACGGCGATGTCCCGCTGATCTCTGTCGAAACCTTGACTCGCCTGCGTGACGCAAAACCGCAGGGTGGCATCGGTTTATTAACCGTGAATCTGGATGATCCCAGTGGTTACGGTCGTATCACCCGTGAAAACGGTAAAGTGACAGGTATTGTTGAGCATAAAGATGCCAGCGATGCACAGCGACAAATCCAGGAAATTAACACCGGTATCCTGATTGCCAATGGCGCAGATATGAAGCGCTGGCTGTCAAAGCTGACTAACAACAATGCACAGGGTGAGTACTATATCACCGACATTATTGCGATGGCGTATCAGGAAGGACGTGAGATCGCTGCAGTACATCCGACACGTATTAGCGAAACTGAAGGGGTGAATAACCGCCTTCAGCTTTCCCGTTTGGAGCGCGTTTATCAGTCCGAACAGGCAGAAAAATTGCTGCTGGCTGGCGTTATGCTGCGCGATCCGGCGCGTTTTGATCTGCGCGGAACGTTGTCTCATGGGCGTGATGTTGAGATTGATACTAACGTTATCGTTGAAGGCAACGTTACCCTGGGTCATCGCGTCAAAATTGGTACGGGCTGCGTGATCAAAAACAGCGTGATTGGTGATGATTGTGAAATCAGCCCGTATAGCGTTGTGGAAGATGCCCATCTGGAGTCCGCCTGTACGATTGGCCCATTTGCACGCCTTCGTCCTGGTGCTGAGCTACTGGAAGGTGCTCACGTGGGTAACTTTGTCGAAATGAAAAAGGCGCGTCTGGGTAAGGGCTCCAAAGCCGGTCATTTGACCTATCTGGGCGATGCGGAAATTGGCGACAACGTGAATATTGGTGCAGGTACGATTACCTGTAACTACGACGGTGCGAATAAGTTTAAAACCATTATTGGGGACGATGTGTTTGTCGGTTCCGACACGCAACTGGTGGCCCCCGTTACCGTTGGCAAAGGTGTCACCATTGCTGCTGGTACGACTGTAACGCGTGACGTTGCGGACAACGAGCTGGTACTGAGCCGTGTGCCGCAGGTCCATAAGCAGGGTTGGAAACGCCCGGTGAAGAAGAAGTAG
- the atpD gene encoding F0F1 ATP synthase subunit beta: MATGKIVQVIGAVVDVEFPQDAVPRVYDALEVKNGNESLVLEVQQQLGGGIVRTIAMGSSDGLRRGLEVKDLEHPIEVPVGKATLGRIMNVLGHPIDMKGDIGEEERWAIHRAAPSYEELSSSQELLETGIKVIDLMCPFAKGGKVGLFGGAGVGKTVNMMELIRNIAIEHSGYSVFAGVGERTREGNDFYHEMTDSNVLDKVSLVYGQMNEPPGNRLRVALTGLTMAEKFRDEGRDVLLFVDNIYRYTLAGTEVSALLGRMPSAVGYQPTLAEEMGVLQERITSTKTGSITSVQAVYVPADDLTDPSPATTFAHLDATVVLSRQIASLGIYPAVDPLDSTSRQLDPLVVGQEHYDTARGVQSLLQRYQELKDIIAILGMDELSEEDKLVVARARKIQRFLSQPFFVAEVFTGSPGKYVSLKDTIRGFKGIMEGEYDHLPEQAFYMVGSIDEAVEKAKKL; encoded by the coding sequence ATGGCTACTGGAAAAATTGTCCAGGTAATCGGCGCCGTGGTTGACGTCGAATTCCCTCAGGATGCCGTACCGCGCGTGTACGATGCTCTTGAGGTTAAGAATGGTAACGAGAGCCTGGTGCTGGAAGTTCAGCAGCAGCTCGGTGGTGGTATCGTGCGTACTATCGCCATGGGTTCTTCCGACGGTCTGCGTCGTGGTCTGGAAGTTAAAGACCTCGAACACCCGATCGAAGTCCCGGTAGGTAAAGCTACACTGGGTCGTATCATGAACGTATTGGGTCACCCAATCGACATGAAAGGCGACATCGGTGAAGAAGAGCGTTGGGCTATCCACCGCGCAGCACCGTCCTACGAAGAGCTGTCCAGCTCTCAGGAGCTGCTGGAAACCGGCATCAAAGTTATCGACCTGATGTGTCCGTTCGCTAAGGGCGGTAAAGTCGGTCTGTTTGGTGGTGCGGGTGTTGGTAAAACCGTAAACATGATGGAGCTGATCCGTAACATCGCGATCGAACACTCCGGTTATTCTGTGTTTGCAGGTGTGGGTGAGCGTACTCGTGAGGGTAACGACTTCTACCACGAAATGACCGACTCCAACGTTCTGGATAAAGTATCCCTGGTTTATGGCCAGATGAACGAGCCACCAGGAAACCGTCTGCGCGTTGCGCTGACCGGTCTGACTATGGCTGAGAAGTTCCGTGACGAAGGTCGTGACGTACTGCTGTTCGTTGATAACATCTATCGTTATACCCTGGCAGGTACTGAAGTATCAGCACTGCTGGGTCGTATGCCTTCAGCGGTAGGTTATCAGCCGACTCTGGCGGAAGAGATGGGTGTTCTTCAGGAACGTATCACCTCCACCAAAACCGGTTCTATCACCTCCGTTCAGGCGGTATACGTACCTGCGGATGACTTGACTGACCCATCACCAGCAACCACCTTTGCGCACCTTGATGCAACCGTGGTACTGAGCCGTCAGATCGCGTCTCTGGGTATCTACCCAGCCGTTGACCCGCTGGACTCCACCAGCCGTCAGCTGGATCCACTGGTTGTTGGTCAGGAACACTACGACACCGCGCGTGGCGTACAGTCTCTGTTGCAACGTTACCAGGAACTGAAAGACATCATCGCTATCCTCGGTATGGATGAGCTGTCTGAAGAAGATAAACTGGTGGTGGCACGTGCGCGTAAGATCCAGCGCTTCCTGTCCCAGCCATTCTTCGTTGCGGAAGTATTCACCGGTTCTCCAGGTAAATACGTTTCCCTGAAAGACACCATCCGTGGCTTTAAAGGCATCATGGAAGGCGAATACGATCACCTGCCAGAGCAGGCGTTCTACATGGTTGGTTCCATCGACGAAGCCGTGGAAAAAGCCAAAAAACTTTAA
- the glmS gene encoding glutamine--fructose-6-phosphate transaminase (isomerizing), with translation MCGIVGAVAQRDIAEILLEGLRRLEYRGYDSAGLAVVDAEGHMTRLRRLGKVQILAQAAEEHPLHGGTGIAHTRWATHGEPSEGNAHPHVSEHIVVVHNGIIENHEPLREELKARGYTFVSETDTEVIAHLVHWELEQGGTLRDAVLRAIPQLRGAYGTVIMDSRDPSTLLAARSGSPMVIGMGVGENFIASDQLALLPVTRRFIFLEEGDMAEVTRRSVEIFDKSGSPVKRQEIESNLQYDAGDKGAYRHYMQKEIYEQPNAIKNTLSGRISHGQIDLSELGANANELLSKVEHIQIVACGTSYNSGMVSRYWFEALADVPCDVEIASEFRYRKSAVRRNSLMITLSQSGETADTLAALRLSKELGYLGSLAICNVPSSSLVRESDLALMTNAGTEIGVASTKAFTTQLTVLLMLVAKLSRLKGLDASIEHDIVHGLQALPSRIEQMLSQDKRIEALAEDFSDKHHALFLGRGDQYPIALEGALKLKEISYIHAEAYAAGELKHGPLALIDADMPVIVVAPNNELLEKLKSNIEEVRARGGQLYVFADQDAGFVSNDNMHIIEMPHVEEVIAPIFYTVPLQLLAYHVALIKGTDVDQPRNLAKSVTVE, from the coding sequence ATGTGTGGAATTGTTGGCGCAGTTGCGCAGCGTGATATTGCTGAAATCCTTCTCGAAGGTTTACGTCGTCTGGAATACCGTGGCTACGACTCTGCCGGTCTGGCGGTTGTTGATGCAGAAGGTCATATGACTCGTCTGCGTCGTCTCGGTAAAGTACAAATACTGGCACAAGCAGCAGAAGAACATCCGCTGCATGGTGGCACAGGTATTGCTCACACCCGCTGGGCTACGCATGGCGAACCATCCGAAGGTAATGCGCACCCGCATGTGTCTGAACACATCGTGGTCGTACATAACGGCATTATCGAAAACCACGAACCGCTGCGCGAAGAACTGAAAGCACGCGGCTATACCTTTGTTTCCGAAACCGACACCGAAGTAATTGCTCACCTGGTTCACTGGGAGCTGGAGCAGGGCGGTACGCTGCGTGATGCGGTACTACGTGCTATCCCACAGCTGCGTGGTGCATACGGTACGGTGATCATGGATTCCCGCGATCCGAGCACTCTTTTGGCGGCCCGTTCAGGTAGCCCAATGGTTATCGGTATGGGGGTGGGGGAAAACTTTATTGCCTCCGACCAGCTGGCTCTGCTGCCCGTTACTCGCCGCTTTATCTTCCTGGAAGAGGGTGATATGGCGGAAGTAACGCGTCGCTCAGTGGAGATCTTTGATAAGTCAGGTTCTCCGGTAAAACGCCAGGAGATCGAATCGAATCTGCAATATGACGCGGGCGACAAAGGCGCTTACCGTCACTACATGCAGAAAGAGATTTACGAACAACCTAACGCGATCAAAAACACCCTGAGTGGACGTATCAGCCATGGTCAGATTGATCTGAGTGAGTTGGGGGCAAATGCCAACGAACTGCTCTCGAAAGTTGAGCATATTCAGATTGTGGCCTGTGGTACGTCTTACAACTCGGGCATGGTTTCCCGTTACTGGTTTGAAGCGCTGGCGGATGTGCCGTGCGATGTCGAAATCGCCTCTGAATTCCGCTATCGCAAATCAGCTGTGCGTCGTAACAGCCTGATGATCACCCTTTCCCAGTCTGGTGAAACAGCGGATACCCTGGCGGCATTGCGTCTGTCCAAAGAGCTGGGTTATCTCGGTTCGCTGGCGATTTGTAACGTACCGAGCTCCTCTCTGGTGCGTGAATCCGATCTGGCGCTGATGACCAATGCAGGCACTGAAATTGGTGTGGCATCGACTAAAGCGTTTACCACTCAGTTAACCGTTCTGCTGATGCTGGTGGCGAAATTGTCGCGCCTGAAAGGGCTGGACGCGTCCATTGAGCATGACATTGTTCACGGTCTTCAGGCGCTGCCGAGCCGTATTGAGCAGATGTTGTCGCAGGATAAACGTATTGAAGCACTGGCTGAAGATTTCTCTGACAAACACCACGCATTGTTCCTGGGGCGTGGCGATCAGTATCCTATCGCGCTGGAAGGCGCGCTGAAGCTGAAAGAGATCTCGTATATTCACGCTGAAGCTTATGCGGCAGGCGAGCTGAAACACGGCCCTCTGGCGCTGATTGATGCGGATATGCCGGTCATCGTTGTTGCACCGAACAACGAACTGCTGGAAAAACTGAAGTCCAACATCGAAGAAGTTCGTGCCCGTGGCGGCCAGCTGTATGTCTTCGCCGATCAGGATGCCGGTTTTGTCAGTAACGACAATATGCACATCATTGAGATGCCGCATGTGGAAGAGGTGATTGCACCAATCTTCTACACCGTTCCATTGCAGTTACTGGCTTATCACGTCGCGCTGATCAAGGGCACAGACGTTGACCAGCCACGTAACCTGGCGAAATCAGTAACAGTAGAATAA
- a CDS encoding F0F1 ATP synthase subunit epsilon: MAMTYHLDVVSAEQQMFSGLVEKIQVTGSEGELGIFPGHAPLLTAIKPGMIRIVKQFGHEEFIYLSGGILEVQPGSVTVLADTAIRGQDLDEARALESKRKAEEHISSSHGDVDYAQASAELAKAIAKLRVIELTKKAM, encoded by the coding sequence ATGGCAATGACTTACCACCTGGACGTCGTCAGTGCAGAGCAACAAATGTTCTCTGGTCTGGTCGAGAAAATCCAGGTAACGGGTAGTGAAGGTGAACTGGGTATTTTCCCGGGTCACGCCCCGCTGCTCACCGCCATTAAGCCTGGTATGATCCGCATCGTAAAACAGTTCGGTCATGAAGAGTTTATCTATCTGTCCGGCGGCATTCTTGAAGTGCAGCCAGGCAGTGTGACCGTTCTGGCCGATACTGCTATTCGTGGCCAGGATCTCGACGAAGCGCGAGCCCTGGAATCGAAGCGTAAGGCAGAAGAGCATATTAGTAGCTCTCACGGCGACGTGGATTACGCTCAGGCGTCTGCGGAGCTGGCCAAAGCGATCGCGAAACTGCGCGTTATCGAGTTGACCAAAAAAGCGATGTAA
- the pstS gene encoding phosphate ABC transporter substrate-binding protein PstS: MKVMRTTVATVVAATLSLSAFSVFAEASLTGAGATFPAPVYAKWADTYQKETGNKVNYQGIGSSGGVKQITANTVDFGASDAPLSDEKLAQEGLFQFPTVIGGVVLAINLPGVKSGELVLDGKTLGDIYLGKIKKWDDEAIAKLNPGLKLPAQNIAVVRRADGSGTSFVFTSYLAKVNEEWKSKIGSGSTVNWPTGLGGKGNDGIAAFVQRLPGSIGYVEYAYAKQNNLAYTKLLSADGKAVSPTEENFANAAKGADWSKSFAQDLTNQKGEGAWPITSTTFILVHKDQKKPEQGTEVLKFFDWAYKNGGKQANDLDYASLPDSVVEQIRAAWKTNVKDSSGKALY; the protein is encoded by the coding sequence ATGAAAGTTATGCGTACCACTGTCGCAACTGTTGTCGCCGCGACCTTATCTCTGAGCGCTTTCTCTGTATTCGCAGAAGCAAGCCTGACTGGCGCTGGTGCAACCTTCCCTGCGCCGGTGTATGCCAAATGGGCAGATACCTACCAGAAAGAAACCGGTAACAAGGTGAACTATCAGGGTATTGGCTCCTCCGGTGGTGTTAAACAAATTACCGCTAACACGGTCGATTTCGGTGCGTCAGATGCTCCACTGTCTGATGAGAAACTGGCTCAGGAAGGCCTGTTCCAGTTCCCAACCGTTATTGGGGGTGTGGTTCTGGCGATCAACCTGCCAGGCGTGAAGTCTGGTGAGCTGGTGCTGGATGGCAAAACGCTGGGTGATATCTACCTCGGCAAAATCAAAAAATGGGATGACGAAGCGATTGCTAAACTCAACCCAGGCCTGAAACTGCCAGCGCAGAACATCGCTGTCGTTCGTCGTGCAGACGGTTCCGGCACATCTTTCGTTTTCACCAGCTACCTGGCGAAAGTGAACGAAGAGTGGAAATCTAAAATTGGTTCTGGCTCTACCGTTAACTGGCCGACTGGTCTGGGCGGTAAAGGTAACGACGGTATCGCCGCGTTTGTACAGCGCCTGCCTGGCTCTATCGGTTACGTAGAATACGCTTACGCTAAGCAAAACAACCTGGCTTACACCAAGCTGTTGTCTGCTGACGGTAAAGCGGTAAGCCCAACCGAAGAGAACTTTGCGAATGCAGCCAAAGGCGCTGACTGGAGCAAATCCTTCGCTCAGGATCTGACTAACCAGAAAGGCGAAGGTGCGTGGCCAATTACGTCCACGACCTTCATCCTGGTTCACAAAGATCAGAAGAAACCAGAGCAGGGTACTGAAGTGCTGAAGTTCTTCGACTGGGCATACAAAAATGGCGGAAAACAGGCTAATGACCTGGATTACGCAAGCCTGCCTGATAGCGTGGTTGAGCAGATTCGTGCTGCATGGAAAACCAACGTGAAAGACAGCAGCGGTAAAGCGCTGTACTAA
- the pstC gene encoding phosphate ABC transporter permease PstC: MAATKPAFNPPGKKGDMIFSALVRLAALIVLLLLGGIIVSLIFSSWPSIQKFGFSFLWTKEWDAPNDIYGALVPIYGTLVTSFIALLIAVPVSFGIALFLTELAPNWLKRPLGIAIELLAAIPSIVYGMWGLFIFAPLFATYFQEPVGNVLSAVPIVGSLFSGPAFGIGILAAGVILAIMIIPYIAAVMRDVFEQTPVMMKESAYGIGCTTWEVIWRIVLPFTKNGVIGGVMLGLGRALGETMAVTFIIGNTYQLDSASLFMPGNSITSALANEFAEAESGLHVAALMELGLILFVITFIVLAISKVMVMRLAKNEGAR, encoded by the coding sequence ATGGCTGCAACCAAGCCTGCATTTAACCCTCCGGGTAAAAAAGGTGACATGATTTTCAGCGCGCTGGTAAGACTGGCTGCGCTGATTGTGCTATTGCTGCTGGGCGGCATTATCGTGTCTCTGATTTTCTCCTCCTGGCCGAGCATCCAGAAATTTGGTTTCTCCTTCCTGTGGACCAAAGAGTGGGATGCACCAAACGATATTTATGGTGCACTTGTGCCGATTTACGGCACGCTGGTGACCTCGTTCATCGCCTTGCTGATCGCCGTACCGGTGAGTTTTGGTATCGCGTTGTTCCTGACGGAGCTTGCGCCAAACTGGCTGAAGCGTCCTTTGGGTATCGCCATTGAATTGCTGGCCGCTATTCCAAGTATCGTTTACGGCATGTGGGGCCTGTTTATCTTCGCCCCGCTGTTTGCGACCTATTTCCAGGAGCCTGTCGGCAATGTGTTGTCAGCAGTTCCGATTGTCGGCTCGTTGTTCTCTGGTCCGGCGTTTGGTATCGGTATTCTGGCAGCCGGTGTGATCCTCGCCATTATGATTATTCCGTACATTGCGGCCGTTATGCGCGATGTTTTCGAACAAACTCCGGTGATGATGAAAGAGTCGGCCTACGGCATCGGCTGTACCACCTGGGAAGTGATCTGGCGTATTGTCCTTCCGTTCACCAAAAATGGTGTCATCGGTGGCGTTATGTTGGGCTTAGGCCGTGCGCTGGGTGAAACCATGGCGGTGACCTTTATCATTGGTAATACCTACCAGCTCGACAGCGCATCGTTGTTCATGCCAGGTAACAGTATTACGTCTGCACTGGCGAATGAATTTGCTGAAGCAGAATCAGGGCTTCATGTTGCTGCTCTGATGGAATTGGGTCTGATTCTGTTTGTGATCACCTTTATCGTGCTGGCCATTTCGAAAGTTATGGTTATGCGTCTGGCGAAAAATGAGGGGGCACGCTAA